The following proteins come from a genomic window of Andrena cerasifolii isolate SP2316 chromosome 6, iyAndCera1_principal, whole genome shotgun sequence:
- the LOC143370198 gene encoding rho GTPase-activating protein 44 isoform X3: MKKQFFRVKQLADQTFSRAGKTEVLTDDLQAADKHVEQIRLALIGLSKRLGSPPNQATAQDVAFKEKRLKKCPEYILGQTMLENAPEDGLMGFTLLECGRAQTYLANETIEHETKVEQYVASPLQHILETNVPNILKHKRNLARLILDMDSVRTRYQQASKHSASAGASKIDSLREELEEAEAKVEQCRDHLAAEMFQLISRETELAHTIIQYVKLQRAYHESALHCLEELIPGLESYINDNEMKPVYGYPLEEHLRVTNRKIALPIQLCVSALLRLGMEEEGLFRIAGAASKSRRIKLSLDACCLTLPTALEYKDPHVIAGALKSYLRELPEPLLTYKLYPEWMAAAKITHNETRLRSLWEVLHKLPPANLENLRFLIKFLAILTKNQDINKMSPQNIAIVIAPNLIWSPQEDVNTMVMNMSTANNSSLIVDQLITYANWFFPGEIDFDRDLEVGIINGSDVQTTSIRRCISNSSLSDHGESPPQGSPKPAARRKNKPAPTPPNSTTPDKHDRKPDDKPPPTPDKPPRPLTSATLNRATYKTPKHEVVNTELPIKHENNIEKQDGSTEAEKKQQINEINTVTDPSPLNCSENINEIPDELRSVDAELERSNQEIQKLEKKSNASAALERSSAEHTLCNKSITETENVEVPVHKLKPVPTEKPHPSTLERRRPVAAPRSITNVIHNTEEAVELRKRPDSNSTVCTSTLDRSSKPAIPERPVGLIRPSSLIRQHPRHSNENLDTETGPLTLERAHVYSVDKQQRSPSVGSRPSSMSLYGDRPEKPAKLSAPEQTKAHVRTRSEGNIIDVQTQTETVVVLKSPQQPVPVSPRFHQRPPRPQPPPPPPPTTRLKSEHESTNL, translated from the exons ATGAAGAAACAGTTCTTCAGAGTTAAACAGCTCGCGGATCAAACGTTCTCTAG AGCTGGTAAAACAGAAGTGCTCACGGACGATTTACAAGCTGCTGACAAACATGTCGAGCAAATCAGGTTAGCTCTCATTGGATTAAGCAAGAGACTTGGTAGCCCACCAAATCAAGCTACGGCACAAGATGTTGCATTTAAAGAAAAACGACTG AAAAAATGTCCAGAGTATATACTAGGGCAAACTATGTTAGAAAATGCTCCGGAAGACGGTCTAATGGGTTTTACTCTCTTGGAATGTGGACGCGCACAAACGTATTTAGCGAACGAGACAATTGAACATGAAACGAAGGTTGAGCAATATGTGGCGAGTCCCCTTCAACATATTTTGGAGACAAATGTACCAAATATATTAAAGCATAAAAGAAACTTAGCTCGCTTGATCTTGGACATGGACAGCGTGAGGACAAGATATCAGCAAGCGAGCAAGCATAGTGCCA GTGCAGGTGCGTCAAAAATAGATAGTTTAAGAGAAGAATTAGAAGAGGCCGAAGCTAAAGTCGAGCAATGTAGAGATCATTTAGCCGCAGAGATGTTTCAACTTATATCGCGAGAAACGGAATTGGCACACACTATTATTCAATACGTAAAGCTTCAAAGAGCTTATCATGAAAGCGCGCTGCATTGTCTCGAGGAACTTATTCCTGGATTAGAAAGTTATATCA ATGATAATGAAATGAAACCAGTTTACGGATACCCACTCGAGGAGCACCTAAGAGTGACTAATAGAAAAATTGCATTGCCTATCCAATTATGCGTGTCTGCATTATTGCGGTTAGGCATGGAGGAAGAGGGTCTTTTTAGAATAGCTGGGGCTGCATCGAAATCTCGACGAATTAAGCTAAGCCTGGATGCTTGCTGCCTTACGTTACCAACTGCTTTAGAGTATAAGGATCCACACGTGATCGCTGGTGCGCTTAAGTCTTATTTACGAGAGCTTCCCGAGCCTCTCTTAACATACAA ATTATATCCCGAATGGATGGCAGCTGCGAAGATAACACACAATGAAACGAGACTGCGATCTCTGTGGGAAGTGTTGCATAAATTGCCTCCTgcaaacttagaaaatttacgGTTCCTAATTAAATTCTTGGCGATACTTACCAAGAATCAAGATATAAACAAGATGTCGCCGCAAAACATCGCAATTGTTATTGCGCCTAATTTAATATGGAGTCCGCAAGAGGATGTAAATACAATGGT AATGAACATGAGCACAGCTAATAATTCTAGTCTTATAGTGGATCAATTGATTACATACGCAAATTGGTTTTTTCCTGGTGAAATAGATTTTGACCGTGATTTGGAGGTTGGTATTATAAATGGTTCAGATGTTCAGACCACAAGCATACGTCGTTGCATTTCCAACAGCAGCCTTAGCGACCATGGAGAAAGCCCTCCGCAAGGTAGCCCCAAACCAGCAGCCCGTAGAAAAAACAAACCAGCACCGACACCACCAAACAGTACCACACCAGATAAACATGATAGAAAACCTGACGATAAACCACCACCCACTCCCGACAAACCACCCAGACCTCTGACATCTGCGACTCTTAATCGTGCGACATACAAAACCCCAAAACATGAAGTAGTAAATACCGAATTGCCAATTAAGCATGAGAATAATATAGAAAAGCAAGATGGGAGTACAGAAGCGGAGAAGAAACAACAGATCAACGAAATAAACACAGTTACGGACCCTTCGCCTCTTAATTGCTCGGAAAATATTAACGAGATACCAGATGAGTTACGCAGCGTGGACGCAGAATTGGAGAGAAGTAATCAAGAGATACAGAAGTTGGAGAAAAAATCAAATGCGTCTGCAGCATTGGAGAGAAGCAGTGCGGAACATACGCTGTGCAACAAGTCAATTACAGAAACGGAGAATGTTGAAGTTCCTGTGCATAAATTGAAGCCAGTACCCACGGAGAAACCACATCCCTCGACATTGGAGAGACGAAGACCAGTGGCTGCGCCAAGAAGCATAACCAACGTAATACACAATACAG AAGAAGCAGTTGAGTTGCGCAAGAGGCCAGACAGCAATAGTACCGTCTGTACGAGCACGCTTGATAGAAGCAGTAAACCAGCTATCCCAGAGCGACCTGTTGGATTAATTCGACCGTCGAGCCTCATCAGGCAGCATCCACGCCACAGCAATGAAAACTTAGACACCGAAACAGGA CCTTTAACTTTGGAAAGAGCTCATGTATATTCAGTGGACAAACAACAG AGAAGCCCCAGTGTAGGTAGCCGGCCTTCATCTATGTCCTTGTACGGCGACCGACCGGAAAAGCCAGCGAAATTGAGCGCGCCGGAGCAAACGAAAGCCCACGTTCGAACAAGATCGGAAGGGAATATTATCGACGTCCAAACACAGACTGAAACAGTTGTAGTTCTTAAATCGCCGCAACAGCCTGTCCCGGTTTCTCCACGATTCCATCAAAGACCTCCGAGGCCGCAGCCGCCGCCGCCACCTCCGCCCACCACGCGACTCAAGTCGGAGCACGAAAGTACCAATCTCTAA
- the LOC143370198 gene encoding rho GTPase-activating protein 44 isoform X2, with amino-acid sequence MKKQFFRVKQLADQTFSRAGKTEVLTDDLQAADKHVEQIRLALIGLSKRLGSPPNQATAQDVAFKEKRLKKCPEYILGQTMLENAPEDGLMGFTLLECGRAQTYLANETIEHETKVEQYVASPLQHILETNVPNILKHKRNLARLILDMDSVRTRYQQASKHSASAGASKIDSLREELEEAEAKVEQCRDHLAAEMFQLISRETELAHTIIQYVKLQRAYHESALHCLEELIPGLESYINDNEMKPVYGYPLEEHLRVTNRKIALPIQLCVSALLRLGMEEEGLFRIAGAASKSRRIKLSLDACCLTLPTALEYKDPHVIAGALKSYLRELPEPLLTYKLYPEWMAAAKITHNETRLRSLWEVLHKLPPANLENLRFLIKFLAILTKNQDINKMSPQNIAIVIAPNLIWSPQEDVNTMVMNMSTANNSSLIVDQLITYANWFFPGEIDFDRDLEVGIINGSDVQTTSIRRCISNSSLSDHGESPPQGSPKPAARRKNKPAPTPPNSTTPDKHDRKPDDKPPPTPDKPPRPLTSATLNRATYKTPKHEVVNTELPIKHENNIEKQDGSTEAEKKQQINEINTVTDPSPLNCSENINEIPDELRSVDAELERSNQEIQKLEKKSNASAALERSSAEHTLCNKSITETENVEVPVHKLKPVPTEKPHPSTLERRRPVAAPRSITNVIHNTEEAVELRKRPDSNSTVCTSTLDRSSKPAIPERPVGLIRPSSLIRQHPRHSNENLDTETGVSIIQVRGNGNAFSATADNNGNTASNLQRSPSVGSRPSSMSLYGDRPEKPAKLSAPEQTKAHVRTRSEGNIIDVQTQTETVVVLKSPQQPVPVSPRFHQRPPRPQPPPPPPPTTRLKSEHESTNL; translated from the exons ATGAAGAAACAGTTCTTCAGAGTTAAACAGCTCGCGGATCAAACGTTCTCTAG AGCTGGTAAAACAGAAGTGCTCACGGACGATTTACAAGCTGCTGACAAACATGTCGAGCAAATCAGGTTAGCTCTCATTGGATTAAGCAAGAGACTTGGTAGCCCACCAAATCAAGCTACGGCACAAGATGTTGCATTTAAAGAAAAACGACTG AAAAAATGTCCAGAGTATATACTAGGGCAAACTATGTTAGAAAATGCTCCGGAAGACGGTCTAATGGGTTTTACTCTCTTGGAATGTGGACGCGCACAAACGTATTTAGCGAACGAGACAATTGAACATGAAACGAAGGTTGAGCAATATGTGGCGAGTCCCCTTCAACATATTTTGGAGACAAATGTACCAAATATATTAAAGCATAAAAGAAACTTAGCTCGCTTGATCTTGGACATGGACAGCGTGAGGACAAGATATCAGCAAGCGAGCAAGCATAGTGCCA GTGCAGGTGCGTCAAAAATAGATAGTTTAAGAGAAGAATTAGAAGAGGCCGAAGCTAAAGTCGAGCAATGTAGAGATCATTTAGCCGCAGAGATGTTTCAACTTATATCGCGAGAAACGGAATTGGCACACACTATTATTCAATACGTAAAGCTTCAAAGAGCTTATCATGAAAGCGCGCTGCATTGTCTCGAGGAACTTATTCCTGGATTAGAAAGTTATATCA ATGATAATGAAATGAAACCAGTTTACGGATACCCACTCGAGGAGCACCTAAGAGTGACTAATAGAAAAATTGCATTGCCTATCCAATTATGCGTGTCTGCATTATTGCGGTTAGGCATGGAGGAAGAGGGTCTTTTTAGAATAGCTGGGGCTGCATCGAAATCTCGACGAATTAAGCTAAGCCTGGATGCTTGCTGCCTTACGTTACCAACTGCTTTAGAGTATAAGGATCCACACGTGATCGCTGGTGCGCTTAAGTCTTATTTACGAGAGCTTCCCGAGCCTCTCTTAACATACAA ATTATATCCCGAATGGATGGCAGCTGCGAAGATAACACACAATGAAACGAGACTGCGATCTCTGTGGGAAGTGTTGCATAAATTGCCTCCTgcaaacttagaaaatttacgGTTCCTAATTAAATTCTTGGCGATACTTACCAAGAATCAAGATATAAACAAGATGTCGCCGCAAAACATCGCAATTGTTATTGCGCCTAATTTAATATGGAGTCCGCAAGAGGATGTAAATACAATGGT AATGAACATGAGCACAGCTAATAATTCTAGTCTTATAGTGGATCAATTGATTACATACGCAAATTGGTTTTTTCCTGGTGAAATAGATTTTGACCGTGATTTGGAGGTTGGTATTATAAATGGTTCAGATGTTCAGACCACAAGCATACGTCGTTGCATTTCCAACAGCAGCCTTAGCGACCATGGAGAAAGCCCTCCGCAAGGTAGCCCCAAACCAGCAGCCCGTAGAAAAAACAAACCAGCACCGACACCACCAAACAGTACCACACCAGATAAACATGATAGAAAACCTGACGATAAACCACCACCCACTCCCGACAAACCACCCAGACCTCTGACATCTGCGACTCTTAATCGTGCGACATACAAAACCCCAAAACATGAAGTAGTAAATACCGAATTGCCAATTAAGCATGAGAATAATATAGAAAAGCAAGATGGGAGTACAGAAGCGGAGAAGAAACAACAGATCAACGAAATAAACACAGTTACGGACCCTTCGCCTCTTAATTGCTCGGAAAATATTAACGAGATACCAGATGAGTTACGCAGCGTGGACGCAGAATTGGAGAGAAGTAATCAAGAGATACAGAAGTTGGAGAAAAAATCAAATGCGTCTGCAGCATTGGAGAGAAGCAGTGCGGAACATACGCTGTGCAACAAGTCAATTACAGAAACGGAGAATGTTGAAGTTCCTGTGCATAAATTGAAGCCAGTACCCACGGAGAAACCACATCCCTCGACATTGGAGAGACGAAGACCAGTGGCTGCGCCAAGAAGCATAACCAACGTAATACACAATACAG AAGAAGCAGTTGAGTTGCGCAAGAGGCCAGACAGCAATAGTACCGTCTGTACGAGCACGCTTGATAGAAGCAGTAAACCAGCTATCCCAGAGCGACCTGTTGGATTAATTCGACCGTCGAGCCTCATCAGGCAGCATCCACGCCACAGCAATGAAAACTTAGACACCGAAACAGGA GTCAGTATAATACAAGTGCGTGGAAATGGGAATGCGTTCAGCGCCACGGCCGACAACAATGGCAACACGGCTTCGAACTTGCAGAGAAGCCCCAGTGTAGGTAGCCGGCCTTCATCTATGTCCTTGTACGGCGACCGACCGGAAAAGCCAGCGAAATTGAGCGCGCCGGAGCAAACGAAAGCCCACGTTCGAACAAGATCGGAAGGGAATATTATCGACGTCCAAACACAGACTGAAACAGTTGTAGTTCTTAAATCGCCGCAACAGCCTGTCCCGGTTTCTCCACGATTCCATCAAAGACCTCCGAGGCCGCAGCCGCCGCCGCCACCTCCGCCCACCACGCGACTCAAGTCGGAGCACGAAAGTACCAATCTCTAA
- the LOC143370198 gene encoding rho GTPase-activating protein 17 isoform X1 — MKKQFFRVKQLADQTFSRAGKTEVLTDDLQAADKHVEQIRLALIGLSKRLGSPPNQATAQDVAFKEKRLKKCPEYILGQTMLENAPEDGLMGFTLLECGRAQTYLANETIEHETKVEQYVASPLQHILETNVPNILKHKRNLARLILDMDSVRTRYQQASKHSASAGASKIDSLREELEEAEAKVEQCRDHLAAEMFQLISRETELAHTIIQYVKLQRAYHESALHCLEELIPGLESYINDNEMKPVYGYPLEEHLRVTNRKIALPIQLCVSALLRLGMEEEGLFRIAGAASKSRRIKLSLDACCLTLPTALEYKDPHVIAGALKSYLRELPEPLLTYKLYPEWMAAAKITHNETRLRSLWEVLHKLPPANLENLRFLIKFLAILTKNQDINKMSPQNIAIVIAPNLIWSPQEDVNTMVMNMSTANNSSLIVDQLITYANWFFPGEIDFDRDLEVGIINGSDVQTTSIRRCISNSSLSDHGESPPQGSPKPAARRKNKPAPTPPNSTTPDKHDRKPDDKPPPTPDKPPRPLTSATLNRATYKTPKHEVVNTELPIKHENNIEKQDGSTEAEKKQQINEINTVTDPSPLNCSENINEIPDELRSVDAELERSNQEIQKLEKKSNASAALERSSAEHTLCNKSITETENVEVPVHKLKPVPTEKPHPSTLERRRPVAAPRSITNVIHNTEEAVELRKRPDSNSTVCTSTLDRSSKPAIPERPVGLIRPSSLIRQHPRHSNENLDTETGPLTLERAHVYSVDKQQVSIIQVRGNGNAFSATADNNGNTASNLQRSPSVGSRPSSMSLYGDRPEKPAKLSAPEQTKAHVRTRSEGNIIDVQTQTETVVVLKSPQQPVPVSPRFHQRPPRPQPPPPPPPTTRLKSEHESTNL; from the exons ATGAAGAAACAGTTCTTCAGAGTTAAACAGCTCGCGGATCAAACGTTCTCTAG AGCTGGTAAAACAGAAGTGCTCACGGACGATTTACAAGCTGCTGACAAACATGTCGAGCAAATCAGGTTAGCTCTCATTGGATTAAGCAAGAGACTTGGTAGCCCACCAAATCAAGCTACGGCACAAGATGTTGCATTTAAAGAAAAACGACTG AAAAAATGTCCAGAGTATATACTAGGGCAAACTATGTTAGAAAATGCTCCGGAAGACGGTCTAATGGGTTTTACTCTCTTGGAATGTGGACGCGCACAAACGTATTTAGCGAACGAGACAATTGAACATGAAACGAAGGTTGAGCAATATGTGGCGAGTCCCCTTCAACATATTTTGGAGACAAATGTACCAAATATATTAAAGCATAAAAGAAACTTAGCTCGCTTGATCTTGGACATGGACAGCGTGAGGACAAGATATCAGCAAGCGAGCAAGCATAGTGCCA GTGCAGGTGCGTCAAAAATAGATAGTTTAAGAGAAGAATTAGAAGAGGCCGAAGCTAAAGTCGAGCAATGTAGAGATCATTTAGCCGCAGAGATGTTTCAACTTATATCGCGAGAAACGGAATTGGCACACACTATTATTCAATACGTAAAGCTTCAAAGAGCTTATCATGAAAGCGCGCTGCATTGTCTCGAGGAACTTATTCCTGGATTAGAAAGTTATATCA ATGATAATGAAATGAAACCAGTTTACGGATACCCACTCGAGGAGCACCTAAGAGTGACTAATAGAAAAATTGCATTGCCTATCCAATTATGCGTGTCTGCATTATTGCGGTTAGGCATGGAGGAAGAGGGTCTTTTTAGAATAGCTGGGGCTGCATCGAAATCTCGACGAATTAAGCTAAGCCTGGATGCTTGCTGCCTTACGTTACCAACTGCTTTAGAGTATAAGGATCCACACGTGATCGCTGGTGCGCTTAAGTCTTATTTACGAGAGCTTCCCGAGCCTCTCTTAACATACAA ATTATATCCCGAATGGATGGCAGCTGCGAAGATAACACACAATGAAACGAGACTGCGATCTCTGTGGGAAGTGTTGCATAAATTGCCTCCTgcaaacttagaaaatttacgGTTCCTAATTAAATTCTTGGCGATACTTACCAAGAATCAAGATATAAACAAGATGTCGCCGCAAAACATCGCAATTGTTATTGCGCCTAATTTAATATGGAGTCCGCAAGAGGATGTAAATACAATGGT AATGAACATGAGCACAGCTAATAATTCTAGTCTTATAGTGGATCAATTGATTACATACGCAAATTGGTTTTTTCCTGGTGAAATAGATTTTGACCGTGATTTGGAGGTTGGTATTATAAATGGTTCAGATGTTCAGACCACAAGCATACGTCGTTGCATTTCCAACAGCAGCCTTAGCGACCATGGAGAAAGCCCTCCGCAAGGTAGCCCCAAACCAGCAGCCCGTAGAAAAAACAAACCAGCACCGACACCACCAAACAGTACCACACCAGATAAACATGATAGAAAACCTGACGATAAACCACCACCCACTCCCGACAAACCACCCAGACCTCTGACATCTGCGACTCTTAATCGTGCGACATACAAAACCCCAAAACATGAAGTAGTAAATACCGAATTGCCAATTAAGCATGAGAATAATATAGAAAAGCAAGATGGGAGTACAGAAGCGGAGAAGAAACAACAGATCAACGAAATAAACACAGTTACGGACCCTTCGCCTCTTAATTGCTCGGAAAATATTAACGAGATACCAGATGAGTTACGCAGCGTGGACGCAGAATTGGAGAGAAGTAATCAAGAGATACAGAAGTTGGAGAAAAAATCAAATGCGTCTGCAGCATTGGAGAGAAGCAGTGCGGAACATACGCTGTGCAACAAGTCAATTACAGAAACGGAGAATGTTGAAGTTCCTGTGCATAAATTGAAGCCAGTACCCACGGAGAAACCACATCCCTCGACATTGGAGAGACGAAGACCAGTGGCTGCGCCAAGAAGCATAACCAACGTAATACACAATACAG AAGAAGCAGTTGAGTTGCGCAAGAGGCCAGACAGCAATAGTACCGTCTGTACGAGCACGCTTGATAGAAGCAGTAAACCAGCTATCCCAGAGCGACCTGTTGGATTAATTCGACCGTCGAGCCTCATCAGGCAGCATCCACGCCACAGCAATGAAAACTTAGACACCGAAACAGGA CCTTTAACTTTGGAAAGAGCTCATGTATATTCAGTGGACAAACAACAGGTCAGTATAATACAAGTGCGTGGAAATGGGAATGCGTTCAGCGCCACGGCCGACAACAATGGCAACACGGCTTCGAACTTGCAGAGAAGCCCCAGTGTAGGTAGCCGGCCTTCATCTATGTCCTTGTACGGCGACCGACCGGAAAAGCCAGCGAAATTGAGCGCGCCGGAGCAAACGAAAGCCCACGTTCGAACAAGATCGGAAGGGAATATTATCGACGTCCAAACACAGACTGAAACAGTTGTAGTTCTTAAATCGCCGCAACAGCCTGTCCCGGTTTCTCCACGATTCCATCAAAGACCTCCGAGGCCGCAGCCGCCGCCGCCACCTCCGCCCACCACGCGACTCAAGTCGGAGCACGAAAGTACCAATCTCTAA
- the LOC143370198 gene encoding uncharacterized protein LOC143370198 isoform X4, which translates to MKKQFFRVKQLADQTFSRAGKTEVLTDDLQAADKHVEQIRLALIGLSKRLGSPPNQATAQDVAFKEKRLKKCPEYILGQTMLENAPEDGLMGFTLLECGRAQTYLANETIEHETKVEQYVASPLQHILETNVPNILKHKRNLARLILDMDSVRTRYQQASKHSASAGASKIDSLREELEEAEAKVEQCRDHLAAEMFQLISRETELAHTIIQYVKLQRAYHESALHCLEELIPGLESYINDNEMKPVYGYPLEEHLRVTNRKIALPIQLCVSALLRLGMEEEGLFRIAGAASKSRRIKLSLDACCLTLPTALEYKDPHVIAGALKSYLRELPEPLLTYKLYPEWMAAAKITHNETRLRSLWEVLHKLPPANLENLRFLIKFLAILTKNQDINKMSPQNIAIVIAPNLIWSPQEDVNTMILTVIWSSLSDHGESPPQGSPKPAARRKNKPAPTPPNSTTPDKHDRKPDDKPPPTPDKPPRPLTSATLNRATYKTPKHEVVNTELPIKHENNIEKQDGSTEAEKKQQINEINTVTDPSPLNCSENINEIPDELRSVDAELERSNQEIQKLEKKSNASAALERSSAEHTLCNKSITETENVEVPVHKLKPVPTEKPHPSTLERRRPVAAPRSITNVIHNTEEAVELRKRPDSNSTVCTSTLDRSSKPAIPERPVGLIRPSSLIRQHPRHSNENLDTETGPLTLERAHVYSVDKQQVSIIQVRGNGNAFSATADNNGNTASNLQRSPSVGSRPSSMSLYGDRPEKPAKLSAPEQTKAHVRTRSEGNIIDVQTQTETVVVLKSPQQPVPVSPRFHQRPPRPQPPPPPPPTTRLKSEHESTNL; encoded by the exons ATGAAGAAACAGTTCTTCAGAGTTAAACAGCTCGCGGATCAAACGTTCTCTAG AGCTGGTAAAACAGAAGTGCTCACGGACGATTTACAAGCTGCTGACAAACATGTCGAGCAAATCAGGTTAGCTCTCATTGGATTAAGCAAGAGACTTGGTAGCCCACCAAATCAAGCTACGGCACAAGATGTTGCATTTAAAGAAAAACGACTG AAAAAATGTCCAGAGTATATACTAGGGCAAACTATGTTAGAAAATGCTCCGGAAGACGGTCTAATGGGTTTTACTCTCTTGGAATGTGGACGCGCACAAACGTATTTAGCGAACGAGACAATTGAACATGAAACGAAGGTTGAGCAATATGTGGCGAGTCCCCTTCAACATATTTTGGAGACAAATGTACCAAATATATTAAAGCATAAAAGAAACTTAGCTCGCTTGATCTTGGACATGGACAGCGTGAGGACAAGATATCAGCAAGCGAGCAAGCATAGTGCCA GTGCAGGTGCGTCAAAAATAGATAGTTTAAGAGAAGAATTAGAAGAGGCCGAAGCTAAAGTCGAGCAATGTAGAGATCATTTAGCCGCAGAGATGTTTCAACTTATATCGCGAGAAACGGAATTGGCACACACTATTATTCAATACGTAAAGCTTCAAAGAGCTTATCATGAAAGCGCGCTGCATTGTCTCGAGGAACTTATTCCTGGATTAGAAAGTTATATCA ATGATAATGAAATGAAACCAGTTTACGGATACCCACTCGAGGAGCACCTAAGAGTGACTAATAGAAAAATTGCATTGCCTATCCAATTATGCGTGTCTGCATTATTGCGGTTAGGCATGGAGGAAGAGGGTCTTTTTAGAATAGCTGGGGCTGCATCGAAATCTCGACGAATTAAGCTAAGCCTGGATGCTTGCTGCCTTACGTTACCAACTGCTTTAGAGTATAAGGATCCACACGTGATCGCTGGTGCGCTTAAGTCTTATTTACGAGAGCTTCCCGAGCCTCTCTTAACATACAA ATTATATCCCGAATGGATGGCAGCTGCGAAGATAACACACAATGAAACGAGACTGCGATCTCTGTGGGAAGTGTTGCATAAATTGCCTCCTgcaaacttagaaaatttacgGTTCCTAATTAAATTCTTGGCGATACTTACCAAGAATCAAGATATAAACAAGATGTCGCCGCAAAACATCGCAATTGTTATTGCGCCTAATTTAATATGGAGTCCGCAAGAGGATGTAAATACAATG ATTTTGACCGTGATTTGGAG CAGCCTTAGCGACCATGGAGAAAGCCCTCCGCAAGGTAGCCCCAAACCAGCAGCCCGTAGAAAAAACAAACCAGCACCGACACCACCAAACAGTACCACACCAGATAAACATGATAGAAAACCTGACGATAAACCACCACCCACTCCCGACAAACCACCCAGACCTCTGACATCTGCGACTCTTAATCGTGCGACATACAAAACCCCAAAACATGAAGTAGTAAATACCGAATTGCCAATTAAGCATGAGAATAATATAGAAAAGCAAGATGGGAGTACAGAAGCGGAGAAGAAACAACAGATCAACGAAATAAACACAGTTACGGACCCTTCGCCTCTTAATTGCTCGGAAAATATTAACGAGATACCAGATGAGTTACGCAGCGTGGACGCAGAATTGGAGAGAAGTAATCAAGAGATACAGAAGTTGGAGAAAAAATCAAATGCGTCTGCAGCATTGGAGAGAAGCAGTGCGGAACATACGCTGTGCAACAAGTCAATTACAGAAACGGAGAATGTTGAAGTTCCTGTGCATAAATTGAAGCCAGTACCCACGGAGAAACCACATCCCTCGACATTGGAGAGACGAAGACCAGTGGCTGCGCCAAGAAGCATAACCAACGTAATACACAATACAG AAGAAGCAGTTGAGTTGCGCAAGAGGCCAGACAGCAATAGTACCGTCTGTACGAGCACGCTTGATAGAAGCAGTAAACCAGCTATCCCAGAGCGACCTGTTGGATTAATTCGACCGTCGAGCCTCATCAGGCAGCATCCACGCCACAGCAATGAAAACTTAGACACCGAAACAGGA CCTTTAACTTTGGAAAGAGCTCATGTATATTCAGTGGACAAACAACAGGTCAGTATAATACAAGTGCGTGGAAATGGGAATGCGTTCAGCGCCACGGCCGACAACAATGGCAACACGGCTTCGAACTTGCAGAGAAGCCCCAGTGTAGGTAGCCGGCCTTCATCTATGTCCTTGTACGGCGACCGACCGGAAAAGCCAGCGAAATTGAGCGCGCCGGAGCAAACGAAAGCCCACGTTCGAACAAGATCGGAAGGGAATATTATCGACGTCCAAACACAGACTGAAACAGTTGTAGTTCTTAAATCGCCGCAACAGCCTGTCCCGGTTTCTCCACGATTCCATCAAAGACCTCCGAGGCCGCAGCCGCCGCCGCCACCTCCGCCCACCACGCGACTCAAGTCGGAGCACGAAAGTACCAATCTCTAA